One window of Etheostoma spectabile isolate EspeVRDwgs_2016 chromosome 6, UIUC_Espe_1.0, whole genome shotgun sequence genomic DNA carries:
- the LOC116690913 gene encoding hairy/enhancer-of-split related with YRPW motif protein 1-like has product MKRSHNYSSSDSDLDDNIEVEKDSGDENGQLDSHGSMSPSTTTQVQARKRRRGIIEKRRRDRINNSLSELRRLVPSAFEKQGSAKLEKAEILQMTVDHLKMLHASGGKGFFEAHALAKDYRSLGFRECLAETARYLSIIEGRDGTDPLRIRLVSHLSNYASQREAHTGLEHLAWGSAYGTPPAHLPHHLLLQHPQGRKPASRSNSSPPSSSSSSTSSSTSTEASGTSRHSVMPPTETLRVPPNGSLALSLSVPTSKLSPPLLSSLSSLSAFPLSFGALPLVSPLSTVSPSSTLSKPYRPWGTEIGAF; this is encoded by the exons ATGAAGCGAAGCCACAATTACAGCTCATCGGATAGCGACTTGGACGACAATATTGAGGTGGAGAAGGATAGTGGCGACGAAAATGG TCAACTTGATTCTCACGGCTCGATGTCACCCTCCACAACCACACAAGTCCAAGCCAGAAAAAGGCGCAGAGGG ATTATTGAGAAACGGAGACGTGACCGAATCAATAATAGTCTGTCAGAGTTGAGAAGATTGGTGCCAAGTGCTTTTGAGAAACAG GGATCAGCTAAATTGGAAAAAGCTGAAATTTTGCAAATGACTGTGGACCATTTGAAGATGCTTCATGCGTCTGGTGGCAAAG GCTTCTTTGAGGCTCATGCTCTTGCTAAGGATTATCGCAGCCTGGGCTTCAGGGAGTGCCTGGCAGAGACCGCTCGCTACCTCAGCATCATAGAGGGTCGGGACGGTACAGACCCCCTCCGTATACGTTTGGTGTCCCACCTCAGCAACTACGCCTCTCAGAGGGAGGCGCACACTGGACTGGAACACTTAGCCTGGGGCTCTGCCTACGGGACTCCCCCTGCCCATCTcccccaccacctcctcctacAACACCCCCAGGGGAGGAAACCTGCATCCAGAAGCAACAGTAGcccaccctcctcctcttcttcatctacatcttcctccacctccactGAGGCATCTGGGACATCCAGACACAGTGTCATGCCCCCCACAGAGACCCTCAGGGTGCCTCCCAATGGCTCGCTGGCCCTCAGTCTGTCTGTGCCAACATCTAAGCTTTCCCCACCACTGCTTTCATCCCTCTCCTCGCTGTCGGCCTTCCCCCTCTCCTTCGGTGCTTTGCCTCTGGTGTCCCCCCTCAGCACAGTGAGCCCCTCCTCCACCCTGTCAAAGCCTTACAGGCCGTGGGGTACAGAGATTGGGGCCTTCTGA
- the stmn2a gene encoding stathmin-2a, giving the protein MAKTATAYKEKMKELSVLSLICSCFYPESRNKLVCEFEDMEVKAINKRSSGQAFEVILKPLSPVSDVTHSLPSPPKRDISLEDIEKKLEAAEDRRKFQEAQLLRALAEKRDHEREVLLKAMEENSNFSKMAEEKLQMKMEQIKENREAHLAAMIERLQEKERHAALVRKNKLTA; this is encoded by the exons ATGGCCAAAACAGCAACCG CATATAAAGAGAAGATGAAGGAGCTGTCTGTCCTCTCCCTTATCTGCTCCTGCTTCTACCCAGAGTCACGCAACAAGCTTGTGTGTGAGTTTGAAG ACATGGAGGTGAAAGCTATAAACAAGCGATCCTCTGGCCAGGCCTTTGAGGTGATTCTCAAGCCTCTGTCTCCAGTGTCAGATGTAACCCACAGCCTCCCCTCACCCCCCAAGAGAGATATCTCCTTGGAGGACATTGAGAAGAAACTGGAGGCTGCTGAAGACCGGAGGAAG TTTCAGGAGGCCCAGTTGCTCAGGGCTTTGGCAGAAAAGCGAGACCATGAGAGGGAAGTGTTGCTAAAGGCCATGGAGGAGAACAGCAACTTCAGTAAGATGGCCGAGGAGAAGCTCCAGATGAAGATGGAGCAGATCAAGGAGAACCGTGAAGCCCACCTGGCAGCCATGATTGAACGTCTACAGGAGAAG GAGAGACATGCAGCTTTGGTGCGTAAGAACAAGCTGACAGCATGA